The proteins below are encoded in one region of Chryseobacterium wanjuense:
- a CDS encoding glycosyltransferase family 9 protein, whose protein sequence is MTRILAYRFSAFGDVAMTAPVFREFLEQNPDVEIVMVSRKNFESLFSDIPNVIFKGVNLDDYKGFFGLTRLANELVKEFHPDLIANLHDVIRTKVLDKIYRRKGLKVFKINKGKEEKEHLTDIWNLHKTQLKKTVERYADVFREMGFKVELSHQLRPFSVIKSGIGFAPFAQHRGKMLPLEKSYELAKILAQKHKIYFFGGGKNETETLGKWEREIPNTQSLSGKLSLTEELNKISELELMISMDSANMHLASLVGTRCVSIWGQTHPYAGFLGFGQSEDDVVQIKDLSCRPCSVFGDKECYRGDWACLEELAIQKIVNKIL, encoded by the coding sequence GTGACAAGAATTCTAGCATATCGTTTTTCTGCCTTTGGTGATGTCGCGATGACAGCACCGGTGTTTCGGGAATTTTTAGAACAGAATCCAGACGTAGAAATTGTCATGGTTTCCCGCAAAAATTTTGAAAGCTTATTCTCTGATATTCCGAATGTTATATTCAAGGGAGTGAACCTTGATGATTACAAAGGTTTTTTTGGATTAACGAGATTGGCAAATGAACTGGTGAAGGAATTTCATCCTGACCTGATAGCAAATCTTCATGATGTGATCAGAACGAAAGTTTTAGATAAAATTTATCGCAGAAAAGGGTTAAAAGTTTTTAAAATCAATAAAGGGAAGGAAGAAAAAGAACATCTTACCGATATCTGGAACCTCCATAAAACACAGCTTAAAAAAACTGTTGAACGCTACGCCGATGTCTTTCGGGAAATGGGCTTTAAGGTTGAATTATCGCATCAGTTAAGACCTTTTTCCGTAATCAAATCAGGAATTGGTTTCGCGCCTTTCGCTCAGCATCGCGGGAAAATGCTTCCGCTGGAAAAATCTTATGAATTAGCGAAAATTTTAGCTCAAAAACATAAAATCTATTTCTTTGGAGGCGGCAAAAATGAAACAGAAACGTTGGGAAAATGGGAAAGAGAAATCCCCAATACACAGAGTTTATCAGGAAAACTAAGCCTTACAGAAGAATTGAACAAAATATCCGAATTAGAATTAATGATCTCTATGGATTCCGCCAACATGCATTTGGCAAGTCTTGTGGGAACGAGATGTGTTTCTATTTGGGGGCAGACGCATCCTTATGCCGGATTTTTAGGATTCGGGCAGAGTGAGGATGATGTGGTTCAGATTAAAGATTTGAGCTGCAGACCATGTTCCGTTTTCGGCGATAAAGAATGCTATCGAGGTGACTGGGCGTGTCTGGAAGAGCTTGCTATTCAGAAAATTGTCAATAAAATTCTTTAA
- a CDS encoding SufE family protein, which translates to MTIKEKQQEIIDEFAFLDDWEQKYEYIIDLGKELKGLSEDKKTDENLIKGCQSKVWIDAEYKDGKLFFNADSDGILPKGIVSLLVSIYSGHSTQEILDSDFEFISEIGLQEFLSPSRANGLMAMTKQIKFYAVAYQLKS; encoded by the coding sequence ATGACCATTAAAGAAAAACAGCAGGAAATTATCGACGAATTTGCATTTCTTGACGATTGGGAACAAAAATATGAGTATATTATTGATCTGGGAAAAGAATTGAAAGGACTTTCGGAAGATAAGAAAACTGACGAAAATCTGATTAAAGGCTGCCAGAGCAAAGTCTGGATCGATGCTGAGTACAAAGATGGAAAATTGTTTTTCAATGCAGATTCTGACGGTATTTTGCCGAAAGGGATAGTTTCTCTTTTGGTGAGCATCTACAGCGGTCATTCTACGCAGGAAATTTTAGATTCTGATTTCGAATTTATCTCTGAAATCGGGCTGCAGGAATTCCTTTCTCCTTCCAGAGCCAACGGTTTGATGGCCATGACAAAACAAATTAAATTTTACGCAGTTGCCTATCAGTTGAAATCGTAA
- a CDS encoding ATP-dependent Clp protease ATP-binding subunit, with protein MDYKFSQGLSQVFKQSKSEAKRLKSEFLNTEHLLLGIIKTENSAKEILQNLNADLTQIRRKIETLNTASLNPISEEVTNISFTKMADHAIKRAELECRQYKSNEINTVHLLLGILYKYEDPTSNILGAYDIDYEGVSKEYQTMLKNSGQAPQMSAYDDDDEREEFEQMRKPTGNLGSGKSKTPTLDNFGRDLTSLARDGKLDPVIGREKEIERVSQILSRRKKNNPLLIGEPGVGKSAIAEGLALRIQQKKVSRVLYGKRVITLDLASLVAGTKYRGQFEERMKAIMTELEKNRDVILFIDELHTIVGAGSSTGSLDASNMFKPALARGEIQCIGATTLDEYRQYIEKDGALERRFQKVMVEPTSIEETVQILNQIKDKYEEHHNVIYTPEAILACVNLTSRYITDRFLPDKAIDAMDEAGSRVYIKNMKVPTEIIDFEKKIEDIKEMKQKAVKAQDYLEARKLKDEEERLQMELNAAQDKWDKDVKEKKETVTEENVAEVVSMMSGVPVTKVGKNELDKLAQMDGKLNGKVIGQEDAVKKVVKAIQRNRAGLKDPNRPIGTFIFLGTTGVGKTELAKVMARELFDSDEALIRIDMSEYMEKFAVSRLVGAPPGYVGYEEGGQLTEAVRRKPYAVVLLDEIEKAHPDVFNILLQILDEGHVTDSLGRKIDFRNTIIILTSNIGTRDLKDFGDGVGFGTSAKKSNTDTRARSTIENALKKAFAPEFLNRIDDIIIFNSLVQDDIKKIIDLELNKLYSRLEKLGYKVELTEEAKDFISEKGWDKDFGARPLKRAIQKYIEDLLAEMLVNKQLNEGETVVLDLNEAKDALTGKASKTKKSAAEKSSQS; from the coding sequence ATGGATTATAAGTTTTCACAAGGTTTGAGCCAAGTGTTCAAACAAAGCAAAAGCGAAGCTAAAAGGCTGAAAAGTGAATTTCTTAATACAGAACATCTACTTTTAGGTATTATAAAAACGGAAAACTCTGCAAAAGAAATCCTTCAAAACCTTAATGCGGATTTAACACAAATCAGAAGAAAAATTGAAACTCTAAATACAGCAAGTCTAAATCCTATTTCTGAGGAGGTTACCAATATTTCTTTCACTAAGATGGCAGATCATGCGATCAAACGTGCGGAGCTGGAATGCAGACAATACAAAAGCAATGAGATTAATACCGTTCATTTGCTTTTAGGCATTCTATACAAATATGAGGACCCGACTTCAAATATTTTAGGAGCTTACGACATCGATTATGAAGGAGTTTCAAAAGAGTATCAGACGATGCTGAAAAATTCCGGACAGGCACCACAGATGAGTGCTTATGACGACGATGATGAAAGAGAGGAATTTGAGCAAATGAGAAAGCCAACAGGAAATTTAGGTTCCGGAAAAAGTAAAACTCCTACTTTGGACAACTTTGGTAGAGACCTTACTTCTTTGGCAAGAGACGGGAAATTGGACCCTGTGATCGGTCGTGAAAAAGAAATTGAGAGAGTTTCTCAGATTTTATCAAGAAGAAAGAAAAACAATCCGTTGCTTATCGGTGAACCGGGTGTTGGTAAATCTGCCATCGCTGAAGGTTTGGCCTTAAGAATTCAACAGAAGAAAGTTTCAAGAGTTCTTTATGGTAAAAGAGTGATCACTTTGGATCTGGCGAGTTTAGTTGCCGGAACAAAATACCGTGGTCAGTTTGAGGAAAGAATGAAGGCGATCATGACGGAGCTGGAGAAAAACAGAGATGTCATCTTATTCATTGATGAGCTTCACACTATTGTCGGTGCGGGAAGTTCTACAGGAAGCTTGGATGCGTCAAATATGTTCAAACCTGCTTTGGCAAGAGGAGAAATCCAATGCATCGGGGCAACTACCCTGGATGAATATCGTCAGTACATCGAGAAAGACGGTGCTTTAGAAAGAAGATTCCAGAAAGTAATGGTGGAGCCGACTTCGATCGAAGAAACCGTTCAGATCTTAAATCAGATTAAAGATAAATACGAAGAACATCATAATGTAATCTATACTCCGGAAGCAATTCTGGCATGTGTCAATTTGACATCAAGATATATTACAGACCGTTTCTTACCGGATAAAGCGATTGATGCCATGGATGAAGCCGGATCTCGTGTTTATATTAAAAACATGAAAGTTCCTACAGAAATCATTGATTTTGAAAAGAAAATCGAAGATATCAAGGAAATGAAGCAGAAAGCAGTAAAAGCTCAGGATTATCTTGAAGCAAGAAAACTGAAAGATGAAGAGGAAAGACTTCAGATGGAACTGAATGCTGCCCAGGATAAGTGGGACAAAGATGTGAAGGAGAAAAAAGAAACCGTAACAGAAGAAAATGTAGCGGAAGTGGTTTCCATGATGAGTGGTGTTCCGGTAACGAAAGTAGGTAAAAATGAGCTTGATAAATTAGCTCAGATGGACGGAAAACTGAACGGAAAAGTAATCGGTCAGGAAGACGCTGTGAAAAAAGTTGTGAAAGCAATTCAGAGAAACAGAGCCGGACTTAAAGATCCGAACCGTCCGATCGGTACTTTCATTTTCTTAGGAACAACCGGTGTCGGTAAAACGGAGCTGGCCAAAGTAATGGCAAGAGAATTATTCGATTCTGACGAAGCTTTGATCAGAATTGATATGAGTGAATACATGGAAAAATTTGCGGTTTCAAGATTAGTTGGTGCGCCTCCGGGATACGTTGGATACGAAGAAGGTGGACAATTAACAGAAGCGGTGAGAAGAAAACCTTATGCTGTGGTTCTTTTGGATGAGATCGAAAAAGCTCACCCTGATGTATTCAACATTCTGTTGCAGATTTTGGATGAAGGTCACGTTACGGACAGTTTAGGTAGAAAAATTGACTTCAGAAATACGATTATTATCCTTACTTCAAACATCGGTACGAGAGATCTTAAAGATTTCGGAGATGGTGTAGGATTCGGAACTTCTGCGAAAAAGTCAAACACAGATACCAGAGCAAGAAGTACCATCGAAAATGCGCTTAAAAAAGCATTTGCCCCTGAATTCCTAAACAGAATTGACGATATTATCATCTTCAACTCTCTTGTACAAGACGATATCAAGAAAATTATTGATCTTGAATTGAACAAACTGTACAGCAGATTAGAAAAATTAGGGTACAAAGTGGAATTAACCGAAGAAGCAAAAGACTTCATCTCTGAAAAAGGCTGGGATAAAGACTTCGGCGCAAGACCATTGAAACGAGCTATCCAGAAATATATTGAAGATTTATTAGCCGAAATGCTGGTAAACAAACAATTGAATGAAGGAGAAACTGTAGTTCTTGACCTTAATGAAGCGAAAGATGCACTCACAGGAAAGGCTTCTAAAACTAAGAAGTCTGCTGCTGAAAAGTCTTCTCAATCATAA
- a CDS encoding uroporphyrinogen decarboxylase, protein MNPETATYIGYSASLFIVLSFILKDVRKIRIVNMVGCICFVIYGIFSGMLWPVIIPNGMICFIQIYHLLADKKK, encoded by the coding sequence ATGAACCCCGAAACTGCTACTTATATCGGATATTCTGCTTCACTTTTTATCGTGTTGAGTTTTATCCTGAAAGATGTAAGAAAAATTAGAATTGTCAATATGGTCGGCTGTATATGTTTTGTCATTTATGGTATCTTCAGCGGAATGCTCTGGCCGGTAATCATCCCAAACGGGATGATTTGCTTTATTCAAATTTACCACCTTTTAGCGGATAAAAAAAAGTAA
- a CDS encoding glycosyltransferase family 4 protein: MNRKKVITSAFSNLYTDQRIEKVCRTLHENGYGIELIGNDWGGSEKISRPYAFNRIKLISTSLKTAYFEFNWKLYHELKKKADKNTILHANDLDALLPNYLISKKLNIPLVFDSHEIFSEMPAIQGKMSQKLWRYLEKNVIPKIQFMMTASSGYANWFKNQYGILPVVVQNAPRKLDFTGEILENNPKILLYQGVINPFRGIDKAILAMHHLENVIFKVAGDGPKKKEYEDLVIKENLQQKVQFLGKLLPEDLRKITPTVDCGMSIEENGGDSYYYSLPNKVLDCIQARVPLILSNLPEMQNLKAQFDIGEIIRDHRPESIAEAIKRVLNKGRRSYLPELEKAANILCWENEEIKLLEVFEKASL; this comes from the coding sequence ATGAACAGAAAAAAAGTCATTACCTCTGCTTTTAGTAATCTGTACACAGATCAGCGTATAGAGAAGGTTTGCAGGACTTTACATGAAAACGGATACGGCATTGAATTGATAGGAAACGACTGGGGTGGAAGTGAAAAAATTTCGCGGCCTTATGCTTTTAATAGAATAAAATTAATTTCAACAAGTTTAAAAACCGCATATTTCGAATTCAACTGGAAATTGTACCATGAACTAAAGAAAAAAGCGGATAAAAACACGATTCTTCATGCCAACGATCTGGATGCTCTGCTTCCGAATTATTTAATATCAAAAAAGCTAAATATTCCGCTAGTTTTTGACAGTCATGAAATTTTTTCCGAAATGCCGGCAATTCAGGGCAAAATGTCACAAAAATTATGGCGTTATCTGGAAAAAAATGTAATCCCGAAGATCCAATTTATGATGACGGCAAGTTCAGGATATGCCAATTGGTTTAAAAATCAGTACGGAATTCTGCCTGTTGTGGTTCAAAATGCTCCCAGAAAATTAGATTTTACTGGAGAAATTCTTGAAAATAATCCGAAAATTCTTTTGTATCAAGGTGTCATTAATCCTTTTCGGGGTATTGATAAAGCTATTTTGGCAATGCATCACCTGGAAAATGTCATTTTTAAAGTTGCCGGAGATGGCCCCAAGAAAAAGGAATATGAAGATTTGGTAATTAAAGAAAATCTTCAACAAAAAGTTCAGTTTTTAGGAAAATTATTACCTGAAGATTTAAGGAAAATTACACCGACGGTAGATTGTGGAATGAGCATCGAAGAAAATGGAGGGGACAGCTATTATTATTCTTTACCGAATAAAGTACTGGATTGTATCCAGGCACGTGTTCCTTTAATTCTGTCAAATCTTCCTGAAATGCAGAATCTTAAAGCTCAATTTGATATCGGAGAAATTATCAGAGATCATAGACCCGAAAGTATTGCAGAGGCAATAAAAAGAGTTTTAAATAAAGGAAGAAGAAGTTATCTGCCCGAGCTTGAAAAAGCAGCAAATATTCTTTGCTGGGAAAATGAAGAAATAAAATTGCTTGAAGTTTTTGAAAAGGCTTCGCTTTGA